One genomic region from Bacillus rossius redtenbacheri isolate Brsri chromosome 6, Brsri_v3, whole genome shotgun sequence encodes:
- the LOC134532856 gene encoding large ribosomal subunit protein mL54, which yields MIKNIINGSLCITYCRTCVLLRTFAKSTDTIGIASLGKSKKKLGKIGPMVEKKVLPVETDPHKLANFVCGSNLMKEGCDIPIKPDSEYPDWLWSLNTGKPLPLEELEPDSKLYWRRLRKMALRNNSAKKKLKPF from the exons atgattAAGAATATAATAAATGGCTCATTATGCATAACGTACTGTCGGACTTGTGTTTTATTGAGGACTTTTGCAAAGAGCACAGATACGATAG GAATTGCGTCGCTTGGGAAGAGTAAGAAGAAACTAGGCAAAATAGGTCCTATGGTCGAGAAGAAGGTGCTGCCTGTAGAGACAGATCCACACAAATTGGCCAACTTCGTGTGTGGTAGTAACTTGATGAAGGAAGGCTGTGACATTCCCATCAAACCAGACTCTGAGTACCCAGATTGGCTGTGGAGCTTGAACACAG GCAAGCCACTCCCACTGGAGGAGCTGGAACCTGACTCAAAGCTGTACTGGAGAAGATTGCGTAAGATGGCGCTCAGGAATAACAGCGCAAAGAAGAAATTGAAACCCTTTTGA
- the LOC134532849 gene encoding probable RNA-binding protein 19, protein MSRLIVKNLPKTITSEKLKEIFSEKGVVTDVQLKYTKTGKFRQFGFVGFKTPEEARNALEYFDGSCLGTLRLKVLLCAGLGDPSKPKAWSKYAADSSASIVKEKITTNNEKNKSNKKQKEAEKSEIKEVLEKHKNDPLFMEFMEVHAKNNKALWSDSGLQSSKPQDVKKSPAHSVQSSSEDEENEENEEVKAETAATADISDMEYLKHKMETSVESDNEASSTTDIGKSKKSAKKQKKWVEFYTVKVKGLPYKARKKEIKQFFSPLKPKSIRVPVNAKGFAYAGFKTEKEMKRALIKNMSFLAGKRISVIKLASSEENSENTLEGKESTWKKQEEGLKNEETIAESGRIFVRNLAFTVTEDDLTQHFSKYGPVTEVIMPFDRITRKAKGYALVTYMVPENAATAYTELDGSVFQGRMMHLLPGKAKQSLEELLAKEGLTFKEKQALKKKAEAASSHNWNTLFLGQNAVADIIAETYNTPKEKVLDSSGKESVAVRLALGETQIVSQIKGFLEESGVRLDAFNQPTTQRSKTVILVKNLPAKTADHEIRTLFAKFGELGRVILPPSGVTAIVEFLEPSEARSAFMKLAYTRFKHLPLYLEWAPSNTFTTSAADWKQTKAKVCADFQETVGNNVPGSIPVKEERVPTIPADSPSSDEENDEPEPNSTLFVKNLNFSTTEQAIREHFKNCGSIHSVMIATRKDPNTPGQLLSIGQCFIQFKRQASVEKALKTLQHSVLDDFSVELKRSNRTLQSDVVSARKISQVKKQTGSKILVRNIPFQANKKEVVDLFKTFGELKAVRLPLKMAGTGSHRGFAFVEYLTKNDAKRAFQALCQSTHLYGRRLALEWAANDEDVEEIRKRTAQNFLDVPKIKNLRKSTVDPEMEGVHQM, encoded by the exons ATGTCCCGATTAATTGTGAAGAATCTACCAAAAACT ATTACATCCGAGAAACTAAAAGAAATTTTTAGTGAGAAAGGTGTAGTCACAGATGTTCAGCTCAAATACACCAAGACAGGAAAATTCCGGCAATTCGGATTTGTTGGCTTCAAGACACCGGAAGAAGCTAGAAATGCCTTGGAATACTTCGATGGCAGTTGCCTTGGCACTTTGAGATTGAAGGTGTTACTTTGTGCTGGCCTAG GTGATCCTAGCAAACCAAAAGCATGGAGCAAGTATGCTGCGGATAGTTCTGCTTCCATTGTCAAGGAAAAAATAACAACCAACAatgagaaaaataaatcaaataaaaaacaaaaggaagccgAAAAGTCTGAAATTAAAGAGGTTTTAGAAAAA CATAAAAATGATCCACTGTTCATGGAATTTATGGAGGTGCATGCGAAGAATAACAAAGCATTGTGGAGCGACAGTGGCTTACAGTCCAGCAAGCCTCAAGACGTCAAAAAATCTCCCGCTCACTCTGTGCAATCTTCCTCTGAGGATGAGGAAAACGAAGAAAATGAAGAAGTCAAAGCAGAAACTGCAGCCACTGCAGATATATCAGATATGGAG tacTTGAAACATAAGATGGAGACATCTGTTGAGAGTGATAATGAAGCATCAAGTACGACCGACATTGGTAAAAGTAAAAAGAGTGCTAAAAAACAAAAGAAGTGGGTCGAGTTCTACACTGTCAAGGTGAAAGGTTTGCCGTACAAAGcgagaaagaaagaaataaaacaattttttagtcCGTTGAAACCAAAATCCATCAGGGTTCCTGTCAATGCGAAAGGATTTGCGTATGCCGGATTTAAGACTGAAAAGGAAATGAAAAgagcacttataaaaaatatgAGTTTTTTGG CTGGGAAGAGGATAAGTGTAATTAAGTTAGCATCGAGTGaagaaaattcagaaaatactttGGAAGGAAAAGAAAGCACATGGAAAAAGCAAGAAGAGGGTTTGAAGAACGAAGAGACCATCGCTGAGTCTGGCAGGATATTCGTAAGGAATTTGGCTTTCACCGTCACAGAAGACGATCTGACCCAACATTTCAGCAAATATG GTCCTGTCACGGAGGTGATAATGCCATTTGATCGGATAACGAGAAAAGCCAAAGGGTATGCCTTGGTGACGTACATGGTACCAGAAAATGCAGCCACTGCCTACACAGAGCTTGATGGTTCTGTATTCCAAGGAAGAATGATGCATCTCCTTCCAGGAAAAGCTAAACAATCTCTTGAGGAACTGTTAGCGAAAG AGGGCTTGACATTCAAAGAGAAGCAGGCACTGAAGAAGAAGGCAGAAGCTGCATCATCTCACAATTGGAATACACTCTTTTTGGGACAGAACGCAGTAGCAGACATCATTGCAGAAACTTACAACACGCCAAAAGAAAAG GTACTGGATTCTAGTGGCAAGGAAAGTGTGGCAGTGAGGCTGGCCCTTGGAGAGACCCAGATTGTCTCGCAGATAAAAGGGTTTCTTGAAGAAAGTGGTGTTCGTCTTGATGCCTTCAACCAG CCTACGACACAGAGATCCAAAACTGTAATCCTCGTCAAAAACTTACCTGCGAAAACAGCCGATCATGAAATACGAACTTTGTTTGCAAAGTTTGGGGAACTGGGAAGAGTAATTTTGCCACCATCAGGAGTGACAG cCATAGTCGAGTTTCTGGAGCCATCGGAAGCAAGAAGTGCGTTTATGAAACTGGCTTACACGAGGTTCAAGCACTTGCCATTGTACTTGGAGTGGGCACCCTCCAATACATTCACCACCTCAGCAGCAGACTGGAAACAGACTAAAGCCAAAG TATGTGCCGATTTTCAAGAGACTGTCGGAAATAATGTACCTGGCAGCATTCCTGTAAAAGAAGAGCGGGTTCCAACTATTCCTGCTGACAGTCCATCATCAGATGAGGAAAATGATGAACCAGAGCCCAATTCCACGTTGTTCgtgaaaaaccttaatttcagCACCACTGAACAGGCTATCAGAGAA CATTTTAAGAACTGTGGGTCCATACATTCTGTGATGATAGCAACAAGGAAAGACCCGAACACGCCTGGTCAGCTTCTTTCAATAGGCCAATGCTTCATCCAGTTCAAGAGACAGGCATCAGTGGAGAAGGCACTCAAAACATTACAGCACTCAGTTCTTGATGATTTTAGTGTTGAACTGAAGCGGTCAAACAGAACCCTCCA GTCAGATGTTGTGTCTGCAAGGAAAATATCTCAAGTTAAAAAGCAGACTGGAAGTAAAATTCTTGTGCGCAACATACCTTTCCAAGCAAATAAAAAAGAAGTTGTGGATCTCTTCAA GACATTTGGAGAGTTGAAGGCAGTAAGACTTCCCCTGAAGATGGCTGGAACCGGGTCCCACCGGGGTTTCGCGTTTGTTGAGTACCTTACAAAGAATGATGCAAAG AGAGCTTTCCAAGCTCTATGCCAGAGCACTCACTTGTACGGACGTCGACTTGCATTGGAATGGGCTGCAAATGATGAAGACGTGGAAGAAATAAGAAAAAGGACAGCACAGAATTTTCTTGATG